CGCCTTTCTTCTCTTGCGAATAATAAAAATCACAACAACAGCAATGACTATTACGACAATAAAAAACGGTGTTATATAGAAGGTTCTCTCATTCGTTTCCTCAGCCGCTGCCATTACTTCTTCTACTGGCTTTTCATAGTGAATATCGAAGGGTACGGTCAATTCCTGCTTATTACCGCCACTATCCTCATATGTAAATAGCACATTACCAGTGAGTTGTTCTGGTATCTCCCCATTAATGGATACACTATAGATATCCATTCTACCGGATGGCAGGTCCCCTACATAATAATTACTATTAATGGCTTCATAATCACCTTCAAGATCCACCATAAGATTCTTAAGTAATGCTTTTCCTGTATTATAGAAATCTACTTCCAGTGTATAGCCATCATCACGAACATTTCCGACACGAACATTGGATGCCGTTAATTGTGTTTGCTCCGCAACCGGAATATGTATCGTTTCCTGATCAGTATATATGGTTCCCTCTGTATCTTCATAGCTAAAATCAAATTTCACATCACAAACACTACCTTTGTATGCGGCAGGAATCATCATTTTCACTTTGGATGTTACCTGTTCCTCACTATCCAGCTTAGCAAAATACACGCTGTCACTTTGTCCGACAATGACAATATTAGAGGTTTGCGTAACACTGTCTATGGAGTTGATTGTCATCTTCATATTCTTAATGGATTTCTCTGTGCTGGTGTTCGTAAGAGCAAAGGATAGTTCAAATTCTTCTCCCAGCAAAATGGTATCCGGCATATCCAGCTGATCTACGATAATCTTTGGTGCGGTTGTCCCCTCCTTATCCCCTTTCACCATGACACCCATGCTTTGGATGATGGTCTTTGTCTCCACCTCATCCCCTGCTTTCTCATCATAGGTGATTTGAAAGGAAATCGGAACACCTCTGGTCTGTTCCTGTTTAACAGCCACTAGCTTGAATTGTGCCTTCTTTGACTTTCCCGGTGCCAATTGATCGATTCGTACATTACTGCTGCCCTTAGACATTACTTCTGCTGTTCCGTTAAAGGCAACCTCGATGTTTTCGAGATTATTCTCTCCTGAATTGTATAAGCTAAAGCCAACTGTAAATGTTTCTTCTCCTTGTACCTGATCCGGAAGAATGAGATTATTAATCTCTAATGCTCCCTTTTTCACTCCTTCCGGCTTTAGATATAGCTGATAGCTTTCTTTGTTGTGAATGCTGTTACCCATCTTATCCGTATAGCTGATATGCACCTCATATGGATATGTTCCCTCTGCTGCATTGCTCGCAATCTTATAATCAAAAGATGCGGTCAGTGTGTCATCCCCATTTTTCTTGGGACTCTTTTTTAACTTCTTCTCTTGATATATAAAGGTTTCTGTGGCTAATCCCTCCAGCCATACATTCAGATTTTTGTAAGTAACACCGGATTCTTTTTCAATCTCTACTTGAAACGTAAGAACCTTGTCACGGGCAGGTATCTCCGGAGTCGTTTTCACATCTACTACCTGGATATCACTAGCACCATCATTTGCTGTTACTTTGATATAACCACTTAGAGAGGCTGTGCAGGCTTCCTTATTTTCTCCCTCTCCAACTACTTTATAGGTTATCGGGTAAATCCCGGGTGTGGCCGTTCCATTCACAGTCAGCTCATACTCAAAGCTCTGCTCGCCTCCTGCTGATATCTGACTATTTGTTGGCTTCATATAAATCTGATTGATATTCAGATAGGACAGAACATCAGAGGATAATTCAGGAGTTATTAATACCTTTTTCACTGCATAATCGGAGTTATTCTGAACCTTGATTTTCACTTTACCAGTTTTACCTATACCGAGAGTCTGAATATCCCCCGAGGTAATCATAAATTTAGGGGTTCCGGGATTGGTTGCCGAATCATCGAAAGTGACTAACAGCTGTTCTTCAATGGCCGGATTTTCCCCTGTATAGTCATCATAGGTGATTTTAAGTGGAATTCGATTACTTAAGGTTGCATGACATTTAAATGCCAAGGTAACTGAAACGGAGGTATTATGATCCAATTGATCTGCCACCTTGAACGCTGCTCCCTTATGCAGAACTGAAAAATCCGAGGATTCTACCTGTATATAGATATTTCTTAAATGCCCAGCCGAGTTGTTGTGCAGATCAAAGGAGGCAGTAAAGGTCTCTCCTTTACTTATGGAGGAATCCGATATGGATACATTTTCAATTATAATATCTGGTTTTTCTGCAGACACAGTAATAGGTCTGATTTGCAATAGAATACAGATGCTCAAGAACAGCACCCATAATATGCTCTTTTTCTTTGCCATGAGATTATCCTTTCTTCTTTCATTATTTGAGTAATTATCAGCTTTGTTCAGCCTTAACTTGATTTTTTATTATCAACAACCTTTTCAACCAGACCATCTTTCATATAAAAAATCCGATCTGCATAATAGCTAAGCTCTTCATCATGAGTTACCATTACAAAGGTTTGATTATGCTTTTGAATCATCCCCAGCATAATTTGCATTACCTCTTCCGTCGTCTTCGTATCGAGATTCCCCGTGGGCTCATCTGCAAATACAATTTCCGGGTTATTAATAAATGCCCTGGCAATACTTACTCTCTGCTGTTGTCCGCCACTCATCTGGTTCGGCTTATGATAAAGTCTGTCTCCTAGTCCGACGGATATCAGCATTTCCTTGCCCCTACGTAGCCTTTCTCTTTCATTGAAGCGATTAAAGGTTAGTGGCAGACATACATTTTCAATGGCAGAACGGGTAGGTAGAAGATTATACGATTGAAAAATAAACCCTACATGCTTTTTTCGGATATTGGTGATTTTCGTTTCATTTAGACTATGTATCGGTTCCTGATTTAGATATATCTCACCTTCACTAGGTCTTTCTAATCCTGCCAGCATATTAAGCAATGTAGATTTACCAGAGCCCGATTTACCTAATAAGGCCACAAACTCACCTTTTTTTATCTCCAGGTTAATACCACGTAGGGCTTCGACCTTTTCCTTTCCCATGATATATGTTTTCTTCACATTAATGCATTTAATTATTTCCATTGTTATCCCCCATGCACGATAAACTAATAATTGTTATAAATGCGGATTGATGCGCCTCAATCTGGAAGCCTCCCTTCTGTTGCTCAACAATCTCTTTGCATATGGCAAGTCCTAAACCAGCACTCTTAAATAAGGTGTGAAGAATGCTCCAGATTATAGATTACCTGAATATCTATCTCCTCCAATAAATTTTATCATTGGTAATTTTTTCATTTTTTATTATAAAGTACATATCGTAATAAATAAAGTCAGATTTCTTAATTATTTCTTACAATTCTTTATAATATAAGAAAATCGGATGGATTTCTTATATAAAAAGAAAGGCTTAACGGAGGATCTATGCTCCACCGTTAAGCCCAATTTACTTTATATTATGAATTATCTTTAACCGAATAATGAGAAAGTTAAGAAGATTGTTGCAGTTAAGGATGCTACCAAGGAAACTACGGTAATCTGAGTATTGATGGAAGGACCTGCGGTATCCTTAAATGGATCACCTACTGTATCACCAACAACACCTGCCTTATGTGCATCGGAACCTTTGCCGCCATTATTACCTGCTTCAATGTACTTCTTTGTGTTATCCCAGAGTCCACCGGAATTAGACATGAAGAGCGCAAATAACAGACCACTGATAATGTTACCTGTGATAAATCCGCCGATTGCCTGTACACCGCCAATAATACCAACAAGGATTGTACAGATAATAACCATTAAGCCGGCAGGAATTAATTCTTTGATTGCACCATGTGTTGCGATCTCAATACATTTATCATATTCCGGATCTGCTTTCCCTTCCTTCAGTCCAACGATCTCTTTGAACTGACGATGAATTTCTGCTACCATACGTTGTGCATTACGGTCAACACCTAACATTAGCATTGCAGAGAACACTGCTGGTATCGCAGCACCAAACAATAATCCAAAGAATACTACCGGGTTAATAATATCAAAGCCCTGGATATAATTCTCTCCTGCGGAAATCATTCCAGCTTCTGTAGCAGCTGTATTTACCTCACTCATAAACGCACCAAGAAGTGCAATAACTGTGAGTCCTGCAGCACCGATAGCAAAGCCTTTTGTAACAGCTTTAACTGTATTGCCCGCACTATCAAGGGAGTCTGTGATCTCAAGAGCCTCATCACCCAGACTGCCCATCTCAACAAGTCCACGAGCGTTATCTACAATCGGTCCATAAGCATCATTTGAGATAATCATACCTACGATGGATAACATACCCACAGCTGCCATAGAAATACCAAACATCGCATATCCATTACCAAGTGGTTCACAAATTTTATAAGCTGCAAGAGCTGAAACACCAATACCGATCATGGATGGCAATGCGCTAATTAAACCGTAGGAAACACCGGATAATATAGTAAAAGCTGGTCCTGATTCACAAGCCTTCGCTACTGCATGAACCGGAGGTCTACGATCATCGGTGAAATAGTCACTGGCAATACCAATAATAACACCAACAGCAAGGCCAATTGCACTTGCTGCCCAGATCTCCCACTTGAAATCAAAAGCATAGGTTGCAATTGCAGTTAATACAGCGAATATAGCTGTAGTTACATAAGTATTCGTATTCAATGCTCTGGTCGGATCGCCGCCTTCCTTCATTCGAGCAGATAAAACTCCAATCAATGATGCAAACAGTCCAATTGCAGCATAGCAAAATACCATTGCAGCATTCACAAAACCGCCTGCTGTTTTATCAAGGGCTGCTGCCATAACAAGTGCGGCTGCCATAGAAGCAACATTAGAATCAAATAAGTCTGCACCCATACCAGCAACATCACCTACATTATCACCAACATTATCAGCGATAACGGCAGGGTTTCTCGGATCATCCTCAGGAATACCAAGTTCAACCTTACCACATAAATCTGCACTGATATCGGCAGTCTTTGTAAATATTCCACCGCCTGCCTTTGCAAATAGAGCCATAGAACTTGCACCAAAGCTGAAGCCAAGAAGGGCAGTTGTATCTCCTGTTATGAGGAAAACCAAGGTAACACCCAGTAAGCTGGAACCAACTACTGCCATACCCATAACAGCTCCACCACGGAAGCCTGACATAAATGAGGGCTTAATTCCTTTTGTAGCGGCTTCTGCTGCTTTAATATTGGCGATTGTTGCGATACTGATACCGATCTTACCAGCTATACCGGAGAAGATTGTACCAAGTATGTAAGATACCGCCATTATTACATTATCTAAAACATTGCCCTTCCACACAGGAACCGGAAGGAAAATAAAAATTAGAATTGCTGCTACTGTACAGAAACGTACAAGCGTCTTGTACTCTTTTGCGAGGAACGTATTCGCACCGTTCCGAATTAATTTACCCACCTCAGCGATACGTTGATTCGAGGAGGGCTGTGAAGATACCCATTTGTAGAGCCAGAAGGCTGCTCCAAATGCCAAAAGTGAAATTACGATTGATGCAATTTGGAAAAAAGTTAAGTTAAACAAAATGCTCATCTTCCTTTCTTTTTATGGCTTATTTAGCAAAATTTCGCTTTGTCTCAAATGCTATCATATTTATGTTCTTTGTGCAACAAAAAACTAATATTATAATTCAATTATTGCATATTGTATAAATCATAAACTATTTAGTATAATTTTATTCTCTAATCTGTTATTTTTCTACAATATTATATCGTATTTTTGTGCATTTTGTCAACTAATCTAAATTGTGTATAGTTAATATTACTTTATTTAAAATTGTCAAATTAATATCAATTAAATTGTCATTTTTTTATCAATCAATTTTCACTAAAATGGCGTAAAAATCTTATGAATCAGCATTGACATACATATGAAAAATGAGCTACAATGAATTCAATTTGATTAACCTGTCATTGCTGTTCATACTTCGTACAAGCTATGGTTGAAGCGGTTCGGTAATGGCGGATCATTCTAAGGAGGACTATATTTTATGGAATTCTTATTGTCAGGTATTATGGCAATCACTTGGCAACAGTGTGTAATGTATGCCGTTGGACTAATTTTAATTTATTTAGCAATTGAGAAAGGCTTTGAACCAGCACTGCTTTTGCCAATGGGATTTGGTGCAATACTAGTAAATATCCCCATGTCCGGTGTATTAAATCAGATTCAAGAAGGAGTAGGGGAAACACACGGTATTATTCAGTGGTTATTCGAAACAGGAATTGATGCATCAGAGGCTCTACCTATCCTGTTATTCATCGGTATTGGAGCTATGATTGATTTTGGTCCCCTGTTATCCAATCCGAAGATGATCTTATTCGGAGCCGCAGCACAATTTGGTATCTTTTTCACCATATTAATTGCTGTATTACTTAACTTTGACTTAAAGGACGCAGCTTCCATTGGTATTATAGGTGCGGCAGATGGTCCTACTTCCATTCTTGTGTCACAGATACTACATTCGGATTATGTCGGGCCCATAGCAGTCGCCGCATATTCCTACATGGCATTGGTTCCGATAGTACAGCCCTTTGCTGTGAAGCTGGTTACTACAAAGAAAGAACGTTTAATCCGTATGGATTACAATCCTAAGTCAGTTTCCAGAACCACCCGAATCCTGTTCCCGATCATAGTATCCTTTATTGCAGGTCTTATTGCACCTCAATCAGTGGCACTAGTAGGGTTCCTAATGTTTGGTAATTTACTTAGAGAATGTGGTGTTCTTGGTAGCTTATCCGATGCCGCTCAGAATATCCTTTCGAACCTGATCACCTTATTATTAGGTATTACCATCGCATTCAGTATGAAAGCAGAGGCATTCGTTAATGTTGATACATTACTTATCATGGGCTTAGGCTTAGTGGCATTCGTATTTGACACCATTGGTGGTGTATTATTTGCTAAGTTCCTGAACCTGTTCCTCAAGAAGAAGATTAATCCTATGGTTGGAGCAGCCGGTATCTCCGCTTTCCCTATGTCAGCCCGTGTTGTTCAGAAGATGGGTCTGGCTGAGGATCCTTCCAATCACCTCTTAATGCATGCTATTAGTGCCAATGTATCCGGACAAATCGGATCCGTTGTGGCAGGCGGTGTTGTAATTAAGATTGTACTAGACATTCTTGCCAGATAGGTGTTACTAGGAAATATCATTGTTGATTGAGCCTGTTAAACAGGTATACGGAGGTAAATATGGAACAGAATATTGAATATGCTTTAGAAATTATGGGAATGGGAATGCTCTCGATTTTTACAGTTATAGTTGTTTTATTACTTATCATAGTTCTCCTTGCTAAAGTAACTGGAGGAAAGAAAAAGGTAAATGAAGAATAAGTACTTATCTATTATTATATATAGAATTTAAGTATACAAAAAGTGTATTAAATCGGAATTCATCAATTGATGTCCAGATTTGATACACTTTTCTTATGCTACATATTACGGTTCTATTATCCTAATGCTACGTCAAGGAACATCATGATTGCAAAGCCCAGCATTGCTCCTATCGTCCCTACATTAGAATGATGCTTTTCCTGTTGAGCTTCCGGAATTAATTCCTCAACCACTACATAAATCATTGCTCCTGCTGCAAAGGACAGGGCATATGGTAGAATAGGCTTCATTGCAACTACTGCCACAGCTCCCAGCACACCGGCTATCGGCTCTACAATTCCAGATGCCTGACCATATATAAAGCTTTTCAGTCGGGAAAGACCTTCTCTTCTTAAGGGTACAGATACCGCTGCACCTTCAGGGAAATTCTGAAGCCCTATTCCAATTGCAAGAGCTGCCGCTCCTGCAAAGGTTGCTGCTGGTAATTCCGCAGCGATAGCACCAAAGGCAACACCAACTGCAAGACCTTCCGGTATGTTATGAAGGGTAATAGCCAGAACAAGTAATACACTTCTCTGCCAACTAGTTTCAAGTCCTTCTGGTTCCTGTGCTACACCAATATGAAGGTGGGGCATCAATATATCGACCAACCACAGAAATAAACCACCTGCCAAAAAACCTACCACTGCAGGAAGCCATGGTATTCCGCCGGCTTCTTCTGCCATCTCAATTGCGGGTGAAAGCAGTGACCAGAAGCTGGCTGCTATCATAACCCCAGCGGCAAATCCAAGCATCCCATCCAGAATCCTTTTATTAATCGTTTTGAATATGAATACTGTGGAAGATCCAAGCGCTGTAACGAACCATGTAAACAGGGTTGCCAGGAGTGCCTGGACTACAGGATCTAATGATATGAACCAATCCATTAAAAAACCTCCTTCGTTATAGTATATTTCAAAAATTTAATCTGTCGACTAAATTAATAAAAATCTAGTAATATTATATCACTCCTTTCACTTAAATTCTATGATCTTAAGTAGAATCCATTAAATGGAAACCACTTCCAATACTGTTGACATTTCCCAGATAAAAAGTATAATTAATTATATGCTTTTTTAGTTTACCTTAATAAAGGAAACTCAAAAGATAAATTTATATTTAAGGAGACGAGACAACTATGGGAGAAAATGATTACAACCCCTACGCAACAGCTCAAGCACAGTTTGATCACGTAGCCGATCTAATTGATTTAGATCCTCCAATACGTGAACTCTTACGTCAGCCAAGCCGTGAATTTCACTTTACGATTCCGGTAAAAATGGACGACGGTACAACGAAAATATTTAACGGTTATCGTATTCAGCACAATGATGCACGCGGACCTGCCAAAGGTGGCATTCGCTTCCATCCCCAAGAAACAATTGATACCATAAGAGCATTATCTCTGTGGATGACATGGAAATGTGCTGTTGTTGATATTCCTCTAGGAGGAGCAAAAGGTGGCGTAATATGCGATCCACATAATTTATCTCTCGCTGAACAAGAGAGATTATGCCGTGGTTACGCAAGACAGATGGCTAAGAACATTGGTCCTTTCGATGATGTTCCTGCTCCCGATGTAATGACAAATGGCCAGCATATGCTTTGGATGATGGATGAATATGAAGCAATTCATGGTGGACATTATCCTGGTACCATTACCGGAAAACCTGTTGGCATGGGAGGTTCCCTCGGACGTACAGAGGCTACAGGATACGGCGTTATATATACTTTAAGAGAAGCATTAAAGGCCTTAAATATTGATATTGCAAATACTACAGCATCCCTTCAGGGCTTCGGTAACGTAGCAGAGTATGCAGCACGTCTTTATACACAAATGGGTGGAAAGATCATTGCTATTTCCTGTTGGGATAATAACGATAAAAAAGCTTATACATACCGTAATGTAAATGGATTCGATATAGATCAGATGGTTTCTATCAAAGATTCCTTCGGTACAATCGATAAGCAAAAAGCAGCAAGTATGGGTATCGAATTACTGGATGGCAACGATTGGCTTTCCCAGGATGTTGATATTCTGCTTCCATGTGCTCTTGAAAACCAGTTAACTCCGGAATCCTTTAAGAAAATCAGCAATAAGGTAAAGGTTATATGTGAAGGTGCTAACGGACCAACCACCCCGGATTGCGATGAGTTAATTAAGGCAAGGAACATCTATCTAATTCCTGACTTTTTATGTAATGCAGGCGGTGTAACCTGTAGTTATTTTGAACAGGTTCAGTGTAATATGAACTATTTCTGGTCAAGAGAGGAAGTATTAGAAAAGCTGGATTACAAAATGACAGCTGCCTTTAAAGCTGTTCATAAACTGTCCCAGGAAAAGAAGCTCTATATGAGAGATGCTGCATATGTCATTGCAATTAATCGAGTTGCAGAAGCAGTAAAACTTCGCGGTTGGGTATAATATCTATCCCTTTCTTTTGTTATGAATAATTATTGATATGACTATTATTCACTAGTCCATATCATTTTCGGGTGCCATAAGTCGCCCATTTGCTGTTGTAATCATAAGTAAATACGACTTCTGGCACCCATATTTTACTGTATGTAAGTAACAAGATTAGGGCGTTTAAGACTGTGAAATGAATATTAGTGCATATATGTTCATTAATAGTAGACTTTTGACCCCATATCATTTATCACATTGATAAAATTATCATAATCCGATTTTTTCTTAGCAACAGGTCTGTGCCTGCGCTGCGTGCACAACCTTATACAGATTCTAGCAGCGCAGAAACGAGGATAAACATGAACCGTTATAAAAATATATCCAAGGATGTATTAGTAGAACGTGCAAAAGAATTAGAGTGTCTTTATCTGATTGATGAAGTATTGGCAGAAGATCCTTTGTCAGAGGCTTTGATAAAGATAACTAAGATTATTCCTCTTGGATTTAGAAATATTATAGAATGTGTAGCTGTAATACAAGTAAATGATCAACTATATGAAACGAAACCAATTACTGAAAAAGGTGATGAACTGGTTGTTCGTATTAAAATAAATAACGAAAATATTGGATACATAAAGGTTATGTATCCCTATCATACCTTTCCAGATGGGGAACAGGTATTTCTACCACAGGAAATAAAGCTTCTGAATACAATTGCGAATCGAATATCCGATTGCATTCAGAATTTGAACCATAAGAATATAGATGACTATCGAAAGAAATGGGAAACAATTATTGATCTTCTGCATAGAACAGACCCCGATATGTTATTGTATGTCTGTGAGAAGATGCTCGCGCTCTTAGCTAATACCAACCAAAATCTGATATTAGATATTTATCAGAAGATGGACTGGATGAGATATACTCATCATGGCGAAATTAATTTTCCACTAGAAACTATCCCTGAAGTTGACGTCAACCGTTTATGTCAGATATTATTTCAATCAGCAAGAAATTGCTTGACGGACGCCCAGATTTATGACTATACCAGTCTATGGATCTATCAGGGTAAAACATATGAATTAATAAAGACCGTAGATAAGAAAGACGCAGATGTAAAAATCATCTTAAAAGCATTAAATCAATATCGAAAGGCTGTCCAGAACAACGAAATGTCCAGTGAGGCAACAAGACGTTGGCTTACTGTTGAATTAGTGCGTCGTTTTATAACAGATAACCCGAAGTCCATAGCGATTGCTCAAAAGTATATCACAGTGGAAGCCTTTTGCGATCTTCTGGATTCCTTTATCTGCTCCCCTAATAGCATTGGTAAGATAGGCGGTAAGGGTACAGGCTTCTTTCTTGCGCATCAGATTATTGATGCTCACAAGGAAGAAAATGATTTACTATCCAATGTACGCTTTCCTAGAACCTGGTACATATCCTCAGATGAATTGACGAATCTAATCGAAAATAATGGACTTGACGAGCTAAATGAACATAAATACCTTGATATCATAGAAATTCGTACCAGTTACCCGAGAATTATTCAAATGCTAAAAAGCTCTAATTTCTCATCCTATGTATTAAATGATCTAAATCAAATTCTTGAACATTGCCAGGATAAGCCTCTGATTGTTCGATCATCCAGTCTTCTGGAGGACCAGATCAACTCTGCTTTTTCTGGAAAATACAAAAGCCTGTTTATAACGAATACCGGGACAAAAGCAGAACGTCAAAAGCAACTGGTTCAGGGAATTCTTGAAGTATATGCCTCCATGTTTAATCCCGACTCGATACAATACAGAAAAGAACGTAACCTTCTGGATTGCTCGGAGCAAATGGGAATTATGATTCAGGAGGTGGTTGGAACAAAGGTTGGACCATACTATTTTCCTCTCTTTGCGGGTGTGGCCTTTAGTAATAACGAATTACGATGGTCTCCACGATTAAAGCGTGAGGATGGATTAATTCGGTTGGTAATGGGTCTTGGAACGAGAGCCGTTGACCGTGTCGGTGATGACTATCCCACATTAATTTCACCCGGCCAGCCGAATCTTCGTGTCAATCAGCAGCCAAGAGAATTAAAGAAATATTCTCCCCAAATGATGGATGTCATTGATATAGAGCATAATCGATTTCTTACCCTGCCGATCTCAGAAGTAATTAAAGAGTACGGCTACGAGATTCCCTGCCTGAATTATGTAGCCTCTGTATTAAATAATGACATTATAACCGATCTCAATCGATTTACTACAGATTTAAAGTCCGCAGATATCATCATTACCTTTGATGGTATGAATAAAAAAACCACCATCCTCAAGCAAATTCAAGCCATTATGTCCCTCTTACAGGAGAAGTTGGGATATCCAGTAGATATTGAATTTGCCAGTGACGGC
The nucleotide sequence above comes from Variimorphobacter saccharofermentans. Encoded proteins:
- a CDS encoding COG1361 S-layer family protein, encoding MAKKKSILWVLFLSICILLQIRPITVSAEKPDIIIENVSISDSSISKGETFTASFDLHNNSAGHLRNIYIQVESSDFSVLHKGAAFKVADQLDHNTSVSVTLAFKCHATLSNRIPLKITYDDYTGENPAIEEQLLVTFDDSATNPGTPKFMITSGDIQTLGIGKTGKVKIKVQNNSDYAVKKVLITPELSSDVLSYLNINQIYMKPTNSQISAGGEQSFEYELTVNGTATPGIYPITYKVVGEGENKEACTASLSGYIKVTANDGASDIQVVDVKTTPEIPARDKVLTFQVEIEKESGVTYKNLNVWLEGLATETFIYQEKKLKKSPKKNGDDTLTASFDYKIASNAAEGTYPYEVHISYTDKMGNSIHNKESYQLYLKPEGVKKGALEINNLILPDQVQGEETFTVGFSLYNSGENNLENIEVAFNGTAEVMSKGSSNVRIDQLAPGKSKKAQFKLVAVKQEQTRGVPISFQITYDEKAGDEVETKTIIQSMGVMVKGDKEGTTAPKIIVDQLDMPDTILLGEEFELSFALTNTSTEKSIKNMKMTINSIDSVTQTSNIVIVGQSDSVYFAKLDSEEQVTSKVKMMIPAAYKGSVCDVKFDFSYEDTEGTIYTDQETIHIPVAEQTQLTASNVRVGNVRDDGYTLEVDFYNTGKALLKNLMVDLEGDYEAINSNYYVGDLPSGRMDIYSVSINGEIPEQLTGNVLFTYEDSGGNKQELTVPFDIHYEKPVEEVMAAAEETNERTFYITPFFIVVIVIAVVVIFIIRKRRKAV
- a CDS encoding ABC transporter ATP-binding protein — translated: MEIIKCINVKKTYIMGKEKVEALRGINLEIKKGEFVALLGKSGSGKSTLLNMLAGLERPSEGEIYLNQEPIHSLNETKITNIRKKHVGFIFQSYNLLPTRSAIENVCLPLTFNRFNERERLRRGKEMLISVGLGDRLYHKPNQMSGGQQQRVSIARAFINNPEIVFADEPTGNLDTKTTEEVMQIMLGMIQKHNQTFVMVTHDEELSYYADRIFYMKDGLVEKVVDNKKSS
- a CDS encoding sodium-translocating pyrophosphatase — its product is MFNLTFFQIASIVISLLAFGAAFWLYKWVSSQPSSNQRIAEVGKLIRNGANTFLAKEYKTLVRFCTVAAILIFIFLPVPVWKGNVLDNVIMAVSYILGTIFSGIAGKIGISIATIANIKAAEAATKGIKPSFMSGFRGGAVMGMAVVGSSLLGVTLVFLITGDTTALLGFSFGASSMALFAKAGGGIFTKTADISADLCGKVELGIPEDDPRNPAVIADNVGDNVGDVAGMGADLFDSNVASMAAALVMAAALDKTAGGFVNAAMVFCYAAIGLFASLIGVLSARMKEGGDPTRALNTNTYVTTAIFAVLTAIATYAFDFKWEIWAASAIGLAVGVIIGIASDYFTDDRRPPVHAVAKACESGPAFTILSGVSYGLISALPSMIGIGVSALAAYKICEPLGNGYAMFGISMAAVGMLSIVGMIISNDAYGPIVDNARGLVEMGSLGDEALEITDSLDSAGNTVKAVTKGFAIGAAGLTVIALLGAFMSEVNTAATEAGMISAGENYIQGFDIINPVVFFGLLFGAAIPAVFSAMLMLGVDRNAQRMVAEIHRQFKEIVGLKEGKADPEYDKCIEIATHGAIKELIPAGLMVIICTILVGIIGGVQAIGGFITGNIISGLLFALFMSNSGGLWDNTKKYIEAGNNGGKGSDAHKAGVVGDTVGDPFKDTAGPSINTQITVVSLVASLTATIFLTFSLFG
- a CDS encoding sodium ion-translocating decarboxylase subunit beta, which translates into the protein MEFLLSGIMAITWQQCVMYAVGLILIYLAIEKGFEPALLLPMGFGAILVNIPMSGVLNQIQEGVGETHGIIQWLFETGIDASEALPILLFIGIGAMIDFGPLLSNPKMILFGAAAQFGIFFTILIAVLLNFDLKDAASIGIIGAADGPTSILVSQILHSDYVGPIAVAAYSYMALVPIVQPFAVKLVTTKKERLIRMDYNPKSVSRTTRILFPIIVSFIAGLIAPQSVALVGFLMFGNLLRECGVLGSLSDAAQNILSNLITLLLGITIAFSMKAEAFVNVDTLLIMGLGLVAFVFDTIGGVLFAKFLNLFLKKKINPMVGAAGISAFPMSARVVQKMGLAEDPSNHLLMHAISANVSGQIGSVVAGGVVIKIVLDILAR
- a CDS encoding ZIP family metal transporter, which translates into the protein MDWFISLDPVVQALLATLFTWFVTALGSSTVFIFKTINKRILDGMLGFAAGVMIAASFWSLLSPAIEMAEEAGGIPWLPAVVGFLAGGLFLWLVDILMPHLHIGVAQEPEGLETSWQRSVLLVLAITLHNIPEGLAVGVAFGAIAAELPAATFAGAAALAIGIGLQNFPEGAAVSVPLRREGLSRLKSFIYGQASGIVEPIAGVLGAVAVVAMKPILPYALSFAAGAMIYVVVEELIPEAQQEKHHSNVGTIGAMLGFAIMMFLDVALG
- a CDS encoding Glu/Leu/Phe/Val family dehydrogenase; this encodes MGENDYNPYATAQAQFDHVADLIDLDPPIRELLRQPSREFHFTIPVKMDDGTTKIFNGYRIQHNDARGPAKGGIRFHPQETIDTIRALSLWMTWKCAVVDIPLGGAKGGVICDPHNLSLAEQERLCRGYARQMAKNIGPFDDVPAPDVMTNGQHMLWMMDEYEAIHGGHYPGTITGKPVGMGGSLGRTEATGYGVIYTLREALKALNIDIANTTASLQGFGNVAEYAARLYTQMGGKIIAISCWDNNDKKAYTYRNVNGFDIDQMVSIKDSFGTIDKQKAASMGIELLDGNDWLSQDVDILLPCALENQLTPESFKKISNKVKVICEGANGPTTPDCDELIKARNIYLIPDFLCNAGGVTCSYFEQVQCNMNYFWSREEVLEKLDYKMTAAFKAVHKLSQEKKLYMRDAAYVIAINRVAEAVKLRGWV